In Fimbriiglobus ruber, a single genomic region encodes these proteins:
- the istB gene encoding IS21-like element helper ATPase IstB → MTDSLRAALKELRLSGALESLDVRLHEAAGHNLNHAEFLELLVRDELAVRSDRQLRRRVKAAQFREARTLEDFDWSFNPSIKRSQVYDLATCRFVREAKDVLLIGPPGVGKSHLVQAIGYQAIKCGHAVLYRSIFDLIRDFLQDEAVGGEDKVVARYLKPDLLVIDDMGMKQLPKRSGEYLFEIVMRRYETRSTVMTSNRPLEDWGKLLGDVPSATAILDRFLHHAETIAITGRSYRLRNRGTKTEEPARGGETASPARGDASGGRKPKAEEPARGSDGESPERNESLSGADA, encoded by the coding sequence ATGACTGACTCGTTACGCGCGGCGCTCAAAGAGTTGCGCCTATCGGGTGCCCTGGAGAGCCTCGACGTGCGGTTGCACGAGGCGGCGGGCCATAACCTGAACCACGCCGAGTTCCTGGAATTGCTGGTCCGGGACGAGTTGGCGGTGCGATCGGATCGGCAACTTCGCCGGCGTGTGAAGGCGGCCCAGTTCCGCGAGGCGCGAACGCTGGAGGACTTCGACTGGTCGTTCAACCCGTCGATCAAGAGGAGCCAGGTGTACGACCTGGCGACCTGCCGGTTTGTCCGCGAGGCCAAGGATGTTCTGCTGATTGGCCCGCCCGGCGTGGGGAAGTCGCACTTGGTCCAAGCGATCGGCTACCAAGCGATCAAGTGCGGTCACGCGGTGCTGTACCGCTCGATCTTCGACCTGATCCGCGATTTCCTTCAGGACGAGGCGGTCGGCGGCGAGGACAAGGTCGTGGCCCGCTATCTTAAGCCCGACCTGCTCGTCATCGACGACATGGGCATGAAGCAGTTGCCGAAGCGGTCGGGCGAGTACCTGTTCGAGATCGTCATGCGTCGTTACGAGACGCGATCGACGGTGATGACCTCGAACCGCCCGTTGGAGGACTGGGGCAAACTCCTCGGCGACGTCCCCAGCGCCACGGCCATCCTCGATCGCTTCTTGCATCACGCCGAGACGATCGCGATCACCGGCCGCAGTTACCGCCTGCGGAATCGCGGCACGAAAACCGAAGAGCCGGCGAGGGGAGGGGAAACCGCGTCGCCGGCACGGGGCGACGCCTCCGGGGGACGAAAACCCAAAGCCGAAGAGCCGGCGAGGGGAAGCGACGGCGAGTCGCCGGAGCGGAACGAGTCGCTGAGCGGGGCGGACGCATAG
- the istA gene encoding IS21 family transposase produces MSHQLTVAMSESILTLHQRGWSQRRIALELGIDRETVARHLRLTAAEPNPATARTGSQAIPAESNPATARAGSQAILPESAPARSTPDTPGRQVSDCEPYRDTIRDKLDLGLSIQRIFQDLVTEHGFAGSYHSVRRFANKLGVKQEVPFRRLECGAGEEAQVDFGTGAPILGPDGKRRKTHVLRVVLSFSRKGFSEVVSRQTTDDFLRGLEDAFWHFGGVPQRLVLDNLRAAVTTADWYDPELNPRVRSFAEYYGTVMMPTKPYTPRHKGKVERGVDYVQENALRGRVFASLEDENRFLAEWERTVADTRIHGTTRKQVAAQFSLERPALRPLPAERFPHFEEVKRVVHRDGHVEVGKAYYSVPPEYLSRPVWVRRDTRMVRIFDERMKPIATHARHEPGRFSTQSAHISGMKISNVEHGVDWLLQRIRRVGPHSARWAEMVVAGRGAAAGRVLQGLLNLAKRYPSDALERVCDTAATHGADHLATIRKLLERPAPAPEPPPFLHEHPLIRNLSEYGRMVSFHDTEVDHD; encoded by the coding sequence ATGTCCCACCAGCTCACAGTGGCGATGAGCGAGTCGATTCTCACACTCCATCAACGGGGCTGGTCTCAGCGTCGCATTGCCCTGGAATTGGGCATTGACCGCGAGACCGTCGCCCGACACCTTCGACTCACTGCCGCCGAGCCAAACCCCGCCACCGCGCGCACCGGGTCGCAGGCGATTCCGGCCGAGTCAAACCCCGCCACGGCGCGCGCCGGGTCGCAAGCCATTTTGCCGGAGTCGGCACCGGCCCGTTCCACGCCCGACACACCCGGCCGGCAGGTCAGTGACTGTGAGCCGTACCGCGACACCATTCGCGACAAACTCGACCTGGGGCTGAGCATTCAACGCATTTTTCAGGATCTGGTCACGGAGCATGGGTTCGCCGGCAGCTACCACAGCGTTCGCCGGTTCGCCAACAAGCTCGGCGTCAAACAGGAAGTGCCGTTTCGTCGGCTGGAGTGTGGTGCGGGCGAGGAAGCCCAGGTCGATTTCGGCACCGGCGCGCCGATCCTCGGGCCCGATGGCAAACGCCGGAAGACGCATGTCCTGCGGGTCGTCCTGAGCTTCTCTCGCAAGGGGTTCAGCGAGGTCGTCTCTCGCCAGACCACCGACGATTTCCTGCGTGGCCTCGAAGACGCCTTCTGGCATTTCGGTGGCGTCCCTCAGCGACTGGTGCTCGACAACCTCCGGGCCGCGGTCACCACGGCCGACTGGTACGACCCGGAGTTGAACCCGCGTGTGCGGTCGTTCGCGGAGTACTACGGCACCGTGATGATGCCGACCAAGCCGTACACGCCGCGGCACAAGGGGAAGGTGGAGCGGGGCGTCGACTACGTGCAAGAGAACGCCCTGCGTGGTCGCGTATTCGCGAGCCTGGAAGACGAGAACCGGTTCCTGGCCGAGTGGGAACGGACCGTCGCCGACACGCGGATTCACGGCACCACGCGGAAGCAGGTGGCCGCCCAGTTTTCCCTCGAACGTCCTGCCTTGCGGCCATTGCCGGCGGAGCGATTCCCTCACTTCGAGGAGGTGAAGCGGGTGGTGCATCGCGACGGCCATGTCGAGGTGGGCAAGGCGTATTACTCGGTCCCGCCGGAGTACCTGAGTCGGCCGGTGTGGGTGCGACGCGACACCCGCATGGTCCGGATTTTCGACGAGCGGATGAAGCCGATCGCGACGCACGCGCGGCATGAACCGGGGCGGTTCAGTACGCAGTCGGCGCACATTTCGGGGATGAAGATTAGCAACGTCGAACACGGCGTCGACTGGTTGTTGCAGCGAATTCGCCGGGTGGGTCCGCACAGTGCGCGTTGGGCCGAGATGGTGGTCGCGGGCCGTGGGGCGGCGGCCGGTCGGGTGTTGCAAGGGTTACTCAACCTGGCCAAACGCTATCCGAGCGACGCCCTCGAGCGCGTCTGCGACACGGCGGCCACGCACGGCGCCGATCACCTCGCCACGATCCGCAAACTTCTGGAACGGCCCGCGCCCGCGCCCGAACCGCCGCCGTTCCTGCACGAACACCCGTTGATCCGCAACCTGTCCGAGTATGGCCGGATGGTTTCCTTCCACGACACGGAGGTCGATCATGACTGA
- a CDS encoding polymorphic toxin-type HINT domain-containing protein — MRTFFVGGEDGAASIWTHNSDPYLPPNSNDTWLERRGKELVNAAVDKGRAAKREGVRQYNRLEAGIMSIPAPTPASPMSPPTSGSSGYSGSSGSSYVQPGVSHSQVLNTLSKWSGPLHQVDLGLRGHGAYVEITGGAFLFLYGPTPAIRIAGLFAFAHGVTELIPVLSEWLTGVPQPSLTVAALTRIQVEAGVDPKTAELWAEGANAVLSLALQALTGNPSRIVTQGGLRVAIHDLLPRLGPIGKALHDPLASVAYWAGYIVCFAGGTPIRTPDGSRAIEDIQPGDLVLSRNEYNPDGAVEPKVVEEVFARYGLVWELRVGGQVIRTTAEHPFYAWGKGWTASNLLTVGDTVLTEDGRWVAVEVSRDTGETEPVYNFRVADYHTYFVGCQEWKFSVWSHNSRCAVPGKGSAVEQGLTRGIEYENVAKDFDAARRFARELSGLGEDSIDALGKMRYDYKKIIGRQSPDGLRGWRLDWDPNNPTKGFHINWWDKSANLGDRKQWLQGYIRIENGNYNQYLDLMEHALGNRPWQLIPKP, encoded by the coding sequence TTGCGTACCTTTTTCGTGGGGGGTGAGGACGGGGCGGCGAGCATTTGGACCCATAACTCCGACCCGTACCTCCCGCCCAACAGTAACGACACCTGGCTCGAACGCCGGGGGAAAGAGCTCGTTAATGCGGCCGTCGATAAAGGCAGGGCTGCGAAGCGTGAAGGAGTGCGTCAATATAACAGGCTCGAAGCGGGGATCATGTCGATTCCCGCGCCTACGCCAGCCAGTCCGATGTCCCCGCCGACCTCGGGATCGTCGGGTTACTCCGGCTCCTCGGGTTCGTCGTACGTGCAACCGGGGGTGAGCCACTCCCAGGTGCTGAACACCCTGAGCAAGTGGTCCGGGCCGCTCCACCAAGTCGATCTAGGGCTCCGGGGCCACGGTGCGTACGTCGAGATCACCGGTGGCGCATTCTTGTTCCTGTACGGCCCTACTCCGGCGATTCGGATCGCCGGTCTTTTCGCATTCGCGCACGGGGTTACCGAGTTAATTCCTGTACTTAGCGAGTGGTTAACCGGAGTTCCTCAGCCGTCTCTCACTGTCGCGGCACTGACACGAATCCAAGTTGAGGCCGGCGTCGACCCGAAGACCGCTGAGCTCTGGGCCGAGGGGGCGAATGCGGTACTCAGCCTGGCCCTGCAAGCACTGACCGGGAATCCGAGCCGAATCGTGACTCAGGGCGGACTCCGGGTCGCGATCCACGACCTGCTCCCACGTCTCGGGCCGATCGGCAAGGCTCTGCACGACCCGCTGGCCTCCGTGGCCTATTGGGCCGGATACATTGTGTGCTTCGCGGGTGGCACCCCGATCCGGACCCCGGACGGGTCGCGGGCGATCGAGGACATCCAGCCCGGGGATCTGGTCCTCAGTCGGAACGAGTATAACCCGGATGGCGCGGTCGAGCCCAAGGTGGTCGAAGAGGTGTTCGCCCGGTACGGGCTGGTGTGGGAGCTGCGGGTCGGCGGGCAGGTGATCCGAACGACGGCCGAGCACCCGTTCTATGCGTGGGGCAAGGGCTGGACGGCGTCGAACTTGCTGACAGTTGGGGACACCGTCCTGACCGAGGACGGGCGGTGGGTGGCCGTCGAGGTGAGCCGGGATACCGGCGAGACCGAACCGGTGTACAACTTCCGGGTGGCCGACTATCATACCTATTTTGTTGGTTGCCAGGAGTGGAAGTTCAGCGTCTGGTCGCATAATTCTCGCTGTGCAGTACCAGGGAAAGGAAGCGCTGTTGAACAGGGGCTCACTAGGGGGATCGAATATGAGAATGTGGCAAAAGACTTTGATGCCGCTCGTCGATTTGCAAGAGAGCTTTCTGGCTTAGGAGAAGACAGTATAGATGCGTTAGGAAAGATGAGATACGACTACAAAAAAATAATCGGCCGACAAAGCCCTGATGGTCTTCGGGGATGGCGCCTAGACTGGGATCCAAATAATCCAACGAAAGGATTCCATATCAATTGGTGGGACAAAAGTGCCAACCTAGGAGACAGGAAACAATGGCTTCAAGGATACATAAGAATCGAAAATGGGAACTACAACCAATATCTCGATCTGATGGAGCATGCCCTTGGCAACAGACCTTGGCAATTGATTCCTAAACCATAG
- the istA gene encoding IS21 family transposase: MLTVDRFALIRQRYRDGLTVRQIAAELGHSPKTILKALANPEPPPDTRSTPRPAPVFGPFEAIVDAILDADEHAPRKQRHTATQIFRRLVQEHHYTGSYHPVQRYLKDQRRDRRETFVPLDHAPGQRCEADFGHIHVDIPEGRLLVPVLILTWSYSNAPFAIALPTERTEAILHGMAEAFGFFGGVPREVWWDNPATVAIHVGRGRERTLHPRYAALCSHYSFAGRFCLPATPREKPRVENRVKDLERMWATPVPQVKDLAALNEHLRRCCLQARERTCGTNTETVGVRFTRDLAAAGPLSLRPFEACVFGTGVVDKYQTVAFDGNRYSVPRRYAFRSVTVKGFVDRVEIVADHQAVASHVRSYGSHQRVLNPLHFLAILEQKPATLDHAPVYRDWALPAVFTALRTDLERRLGPRAGVRQYIQVLQLLARFSLDHVTQAVTVRLARGDPTVASITTTAERLVQTSDTAMSPRDARLSQVTVPRPDLARFDRLLPRSPEGIDHDRSKHDAVEGEPQDPQVADGAGRVREAGSGGSQSR; encoded by the coding sequence ATGCTCACCGTGGATCGTTTCGCACTCATCCGCCAGCGGTACCGCGACGGACTCACCGTCCGCCAAATCGCCGCCGAACTCGGACACTCACCCAAGACCATCCTCAAAGCCCTCGCGAACCCCGAACCGCCACCCGACACCCGATCCACCCCACGTCCCGCTCCCGTCTTCGGGCCGTTCGAAGCGATTGTCGACGCCATCCTCGACGCCGATGAGCACGCCCCACGCAAACAGCGTCACACCGCCACCCAGATCTTCCGACGACTCGTGCAAGAGCACCACTACACCGGCAGCTACCACCCCGTCCAACGCTACCTGAAAGACCAGCGACGCGATCGTCGCGAGACCTTCGTTCCCCTCGACCATGCCCCCGGTCAGCGGTGCGAGGCCGACTTCGGACACATCCACGTCGACATCCCCGAGGGTCGGCTACTCGTCCCCGTTCTCATCCTGACCTGGAGCTACTCGAACGCTCCGTTCGCCATCGCCCTGCCCACCGAACGCACCGAAGCCATCCTCCACGGCATGGCCGAGGCGTTCGGGTTCTTCGGCGGAGTGCCCCGCGAAGTGTGGTGGGACAACCCGGCCACCGTGGCGATTCACGTGGGGCGAGGTCGGGAACGGACGTTGCATCCGCGGTATGCGGCGTTGTGTAGTCATTACTCCTTCGCCGGCCGGTTTTGTTTGCCCGCGACCCCCCGAGAGAAGCCGCGGGTCGAGAACCGAGTGAAAGACCTGGAGCGGATGTGGGCGACCCCGGTGCCCCAGGTGAAGGATCTCGCGGCACTCAACGAACACCTGCGGCGGTGTTGCCTCCAGGCCCGGGAACGCACCTGTGGCACGAACACCGAGACGGTGGGCGTACGGTTCACGCGCGATCTCGCCGCGGCCGGTCCGTTATCGTTGCGTCCGTTCGAGGCGTGCGTGTTCGGCACCGGGGTCGTGGATAAGTACCAGACGGTGGCGTTCGATGGCAATCGGTACAGCGTGCCGCGACGATACGCCTTCCGGAGTGTGACGGTCAAGGGGTTCGTCGATCGTGTCGAAATCGTCGCCGATCACCAGGCCGTGGCGAGCCACGTGCGGAGCTATGGATCCCACCAGCGAGTGCTGAATCCGCTGCATTTCCTGGCGATATTGGAGCAAAAACCGGCCACGCTCGATCACGCCCCGGTGTACCGCGACTGGGCATTGCCGGCGGTGTTCACCGCCCTACGAACGGACCTGGAACGTCGCCTGGGACCGCGAGCAGGAGTGCGTCAGTACATCCAGGTCCTCCAACTCCTGGCTCGGTTCTCCCTGGACCATGTGACCCAGGCCGTCACGGTTCGTCTGGCCCGGGGCGACCCCACGGTGGCGTCCATCACCACGACCGCCGAACGACTCGTCCAGACCAGTGACACCGCGATGTCACCGCGTGATGCCCGCTTGTCCCAGGTCACCGTACCGCGTCCCGACCTCGCCCGCTTCGACCGACTCTTACCTCGTTCCCCGGAAGGAATCGACCATGACCGATCCAAGCACGATGCTGTTGAAGGCGAACCTCAAGACCCTCAAGTTGCCGACGGTGCTGGCCGAGTACGAGAAGCTGGCTCGGGAGGCAGCCAGTCGCGATGA
- the istB gene encoding IS21-like element helper ATPase IstB, translating into MTDPSTMLLKANLKTLKLPTVLAEYEKLAREAASRDESYDAYLLKLTELEVATRTANAVAARIRSAGFPMVKEFDTFDFTAMPSLPKQKALELARGEWVDQRTNVCLIGGSGTGKTHVAVAWGLSLCRLGKKVRFVTAASLVTELEEAQQQHRLDRMLSALDRLDLLIVDELGYLSFSRGGAELLFQVFADRYERRSLLITSNLPFSEWGSVFQGERMTAALLDRLTHRCEIFEMNGESYRFRESMKNKPTKTNTSKK; encoded by the coding sequence ATGACCGATCCAAGCACGATGCTGTTGAAGGCGAACCTCAAGACCCTCAAGTTGCCGACGGTGCTGGCCGAGTACGAGAAGCTGGCTCGGGAGGCAGCCAGTCGCGATGAATCGTACGACGCGTACCTGCTGAAGTTGACCGAGTTGGAGGTGGCGACCCGGACCGCCAACGCAGTCGCCGCTCGGATCCGATCGGCCGGGTTCCCGATGGTCAAAGAATTCGACACGTTCGACTTCACCGCAATGCCGAGTCTGCCGAAACAGAAGGCGTTGGAGTTGGCTCGTGGGGAGTGGGTCGATCAACGGACCAATGTGTGCCTGATCGGCGGGAGCGGAACGGGCAAGACGCACGTGGCCGTGGCCTGGGGCTTGTCGCTGTGTCGACTCGGGAAGAAGGTGCGGTTCGTGACTGCCGCGAGCCTCGTGACGGAGTTGGAGGAAGCGCAGCAACAACACCGGCTGGACCGCATGCTGAGCGCGTTGGACCGGCTGGATCTGCTCATCGTGGACGAGTTAGGATACCTGTCGTTCAGCCGTGGTGGAGCGGAGTTGTTGTTCCAGGTGTTCGCGGACCGGTACGAGCGACGGAGCCTGTTGATCACGAGCAACCTGCCGTTCAGCGAGTGGGGCAGCGTATTCCAGGGCGAGCGGATGACGGCGGCCCTGCTCGACCGGCTCACCCACCGCTGCGAGATCTTCGAGATGAACGGCGAAAGTTATCGGTTCCGCGAGTCGATGAAGAACAAGCCGACCAAGACGAACACCTCGAAGAAATGA
- a CDS encoding glycohydrolase toxin TNT-related protein (This protein contains a domain related to Tuberculosis Necrotizing Toxin, which is the C-terminal effector domain of outer membrane channel protein CpnT, and which has a lethal NAD+-glycohydrolase activity.), with amino-acid sequence MLVSKLGDPLHRLDQVGTGFGATGKIVVGTSLLLFAPNPLAKGLGVVMLVKGLDELRVLTAEGITGTRPPTLTIQALTYANTQVGIPPGDAAELAIWQDMAVDAALNIVAGNVSQAATQTGIQLIVHGLVPRLGRVGRSLHDPLAALARWAGYIACFAGGTPIRTPDGWRAIKDLRVGDVVLSRDEHNPDGPVEPKVIEEVFTRYGLIWELRVGGQVIRTTAEHPFYAWDKGWTAANLLAVGDRVLGEDGRWVTIEGSRDTGETEPVYNVRIADYHTYFVGDTSWGFSVWAHNVNCTVKEVNDALGVSETGKARYIAGLINKGDFPRLESYLTKNLKIDLQSKNVQDLIQKYYWPKNRGFIEKVPSTITLAPGATFDRYGGFFENGVFKDFGTFISPAGVPFEMRALPQASLGKPFTTYEVLKPIIDVKTGTARPWFGRPGLGVQHELPMPIQDLINQGFIKSISQILP; translated from the coding sequence ATGCTGGTCAGTAAGTTGGGCGACCCGCTCCATCGCCTGGACCAGGTGGGGACTGGATTCGGAGCCACCGGCAAGATCGTCGTCGGGACCAGTTTGCTCCTGTTCGCCCCGAACCCGTTGGCTAAAGGTCTCGGCGTCGTCATGCTCGTCAAGGGGCTCGATGAACTGCGCGTGCTAACCGCGGAAGGGATTACCGGGACCCGTCCGCCGACGCTCACCATCCAGGCGTTGACCTACGCCAACACACAGGTCGGGATTCCGCCAGGAGATGCGGCCGAGCTGGCCATTTGGCAGGACATGGCTGTCGACGCGGCCCTGAACATCGTGGCCGGGAACGTCAGCCAGGCCGCGACCCAGACGGGGATCCAGTTGATCGTCCACGGGTTAGTGCCCCGTCTCGGGAGAGTCGGCCGAAGTTTGCACGACCCGCTGGCGGCGCTGGCCCGGTGGGCCGGGTACATCGCGTGCTTCGCGGGCGGAACGCCGATCCGGACCCCGGACGGGTGGCGGGCGATCAAAGACCTGCGGGTCGGGGATGTGGTCCTCAGCCGGGACGAACACAACCCGGACGGCCCGGTCGAGCCTAAGGTGATCGAGGAGGTGTTCACCCGGTACGGACTGATCTGGGAGTTGCGGGTCGGCGGGCAGGTGATTCGGACGACGGCCGAACACCCGTTCTATGCGTGGGATAAGGGGTGGACGGCTGCCAATCTGTTGGCTGTAGGCGACAGGGTTTTGGGTGAGGACGGGCGGTGGGTGACGATCGAGGGAAGTCGGGACACGGGCGAAACCGAACCGGTGTACAATGTTCGGATCGCGGATTACCATACTTATTTCGTCGGTGATACCAGTTGGGGCTTCTCGGTATGGGCACACAATGTTAACTGCACTGTCAAGGAAGTTAACGATGCTCTAGGCGTCAGCGAGACTGGTAAGGCGAGATACATTGCCGGTCTAATCAACAAAGGAGATTTTCCCAGACTAGAGTCTTATCTGACAAAAAATTTAAAGATTGATCTGCAGTCAAAAAATGTCCAAGATTTGATTCAAAAGTACTACTGGCCTAAAAACCGAGGGTTCATTGAGAAGGTTCCTTCTACGATCACTCTCGCTCCTGGTGCAACATTCGATCGATACGGAGGATTCTTCGAGAATGGGGTATTCAAAGATTTTGGGACATTCATCTCGCCCGCCGGAGTGCCGTTTGAAATGCGAGCTTTGCCACAAGCTTCACTAGGCAAGCCATTCACTACTTATGAAGTTTTGAAGCCGATAATCGATGTAAAAACCGGCACTGCGCGCCCTTGGTTCGGCCGACCTGGTCTTGGTGTTCAGCATGAACTTCCTATGCCGATTCAAGATTTGATTAATCAGGGGTTTATTAAATCCATTTCTCAGATACTACCATAA